CGAGGCGCCGCAGCTCCCGCACCGCGTAGAACAGCCGCAGCGAGCCCTCGCAGTCCCGTGACACCAGGAGCCGGTCGAGCCTGCCGTACTCCCCCGCCAGCAGCCGGGTCAGCACCGACAGGGTCGCCGGGTCCACGCCCCGGCCCAGGTAGGTCTCCCCCGCCGCCACGTCCGTGCCGGGTCGTCCCGCCAGGCGCACCGGGAGCGCGCCCGCCGCCGTCACCAGCTCGACCGGGACGTCCTGGCCGACGCAGCCGATCACGAAACCGCCGGCCTCGACCGGGTAGCGCCGCTCGTAGTGGTCGACCAGTCGTTCCAGAGGGGTGTCCACGGTCAGATGACCCCGTCCGCGCGCAGTGCGGCGAGGCGGTCGCCGCGGTAGCCGAGGAGGTCCCCGTACACCAGGTCGTTGTGCTCGCCGAGCGCGGGAGCCGGCCGGTCGAACCCGACGTGGGCGCCGGAGAACACGATCGGCACACCGGTGGCGGAGATGTCCGCCGTCGCGCCGTGGACCGGGTGCGTCAGCGCGACCACCTCGCGGCGCGCGCGGACGAGCGGGTCGCGCACGGCCTCGGCGGGCTCCCGCACCTCGGCGGCGGGCACGCCGTTGTCGACGAGCAGCGCCACCACCTCGGCCCGCCGCCGCCCGGCCGCCCACCGGCCGATCAGCTCGTGCAGCACGGCCGCGTTGGCCACCCTCGCGTCCCTCGTCGCGAACCGGGGATCGGCGGCCAGCGCCGGCTCCCCCATGGCGCCGAACACCCCCGCCGCGAACCGGTCGGTCGGCCCGCACAGGGCGAGCCACCCGTCCGCGGCCTCGAACAGCCCGAACGGCGCGAGCCTCGGCACGAACGAGCCGGTGCGCTGCGCCAGGCCGACGGCCGCGTAGGCGTCGAACGGCTCGCACGCGACGAGCGAGGTCAGCGCGCCGAGCATCGAGACGTCCACGTGCTGCCCCGCCCCGGTGCGGTCGGCCTGCGCGAGCGCGGCCAGCGTGCCGATCACCGCGAACAATGGCGCCACCAGGTCGCCGACCGGCAGGCCGTGGCGGACCGGGTCGTCGCCCTCCCGCCCGGCGGTGCCCATGATCCCCGACAGGGCCTGGACGATCGTGTCCATGGCCTTGGCCGGCCCGCCCCGGGCGCCGAAGCCGCTGATCGACGTGTAGACCAGCCGGGGGTTGACCGCCAGCACGGACTCTGGGTCGATGCCGAGCCGCGCGGTGACGCCCGCGCTGTAGTTCTCCACCAGCACGTCGGCGTGCCGCACCAGGTCGGTCAGGACGCCGCGCCCCTCGGGGTGCTTGAGGTCGAGCGTCACGCTCTCCTTGTTCCGGCCCCGCAGCAGCATCGACACCGACACGTCGTCGTCGTGGACCCGCCCGAGGCCGAGCCCGTCCCGGCCGAGGTACGGGGCGTTGCCCCGCGACGGGTCCCCGCCCGTCCGCGGGTTCTCCACCTTGATCACCCGTGCGCCGAGCCCGCCGAGCAGCAGGGTGGCGTAGGGCCCGGCCAGCGCGGTCGTGAGGTCGACGACCGTCCGGCCGGCGAGTGGTTGTCCGGTCACCTGCGCACCTCCTCGGTCACGACCGGCACATTCCATGACGGTCGGCATCCCACCTGTACGATCGCGGGTCGTGACGGCCACGCCGCGATCCGCCGCCCAGCGCGGTTCCCGCTCCGACCCGCCGGCCCTCCGGCAGCACGGCGGCGCGCCCCAGCACCTGCTGATGACGCTCTACGCGGACTACTGGCTGTCCACCGGCGGCCGGGCGTCGTCGGCGGCGCTGGTCCGGCTGCTGGCCGAGTTCGGGATCAGCGAGAGCAGCAGCCGGGCGGCACTGGGCAGGCTGTCCCGGCGCGGCATGGTCACCGTGCACCGCAACGGCCGCCGCACGTTCTACGGCGTCGAGGGCGCCGCGGCGGCGACGCTGGGCGACTCGGTCCGCAGGGTCCTGTCGTTCGGCGCGGTGTCCCGGCCGTGGGACGGCAGGTGGACGACCGTCGCGTTCTCCGTCCCGGAGGAGCAGCGCGAGGTCCGCCACCGACTGCGCACGCGCCTGCGCTGGCTGGGGTTCGCACCCGTCTTCGACGGCTTCTGGATCTCGCCGACCGCGCCCGCCGACGACGCCCTCCGCGAACTGGAGGCCCTCGGCGTGACGAGCGCGGCCGTGCTGCGCACCGACGGCCCCGTCGCCGGCCGGCCGCTGACCGGGGCGTGGGACCTCGACGAGGTGCGCGGCCTGTACGAGGGGTTCGTCGACACCGCGGCCCCGCTCGCCGAGCGGGTTCGAGCGGGCGGGGTCACCGCGGCCGAGGCGCTGGTGAGCCGCACGCGGGTCATGGACGAGTGGCGGACGTTCCGCTGGAAGGACCCGGACCTCCCGCACGAGCTGCTGCCGGCGGACTGGCCCCGCGACACCGCACGCGCGCTGTTCGCCGAGGTGTACGACGGGCTCGGACCGCTGGCCGAGCACCGGGTCCGGCAGATCGTGCTGGAACTCGCCCCGGACGACGTCGACCTGGTCCGCCACCACACGACCCGTCGGATGCCCTGACCCCTTCGGGTGAACGGCCACGCGACCCACCCAGTTCACTTGACACATATAGGGACGATCGCACCGAAAAGTGTCTAGCTTTCCCCGTCGCGACTGTAGGGTGATTCCATGGCCGCAGCTCGCGACGACATGCCGGCACTCCCCAGGATGCAGTCCGGCGGCAGTCCTCAACACCTGCTCCTCACCCTGCTCGGCGACTACTGGTACGGACAGCGCGCTCCCCTGCCCTCCGCCGCGCTCGTGGCGCTGCTGGGCGAGTTCGGCATCACCGAGATCAGCGCGCGGGCCACGTTGAGCAGGCTCGCCCGCCGGGGGCTGCTGGAGCTGTCGCGGGAGGGCCGGCGCACGTCCTACGCGCTGAGCGGGCGCGCGGCCCAGGTCCTCGAAGACGGCCTGCGCCACATCGTGGCGTTCGGCGCGGCGCAGGAGCCGTGGCCGGGGTGGTGGACGGTCGCGGTGTTCTCGGTGCCCGAGGAGCAGCGGGACCTGCGCCACGCCCTGCGCACGCGGCTGAGCTGGCTCGGGTTCGCGTCCCTCTTCGACGGTGTGTGGGTCTGCCCGCACGACCGGGTCGCCGAGATCACGGCGGTGCTGTCCGAACTCGCCATCGACTCCGCCACGGTGCTGCGCGCGGAACTGGTCGACGGCAGCCCCCTCGGCGGCCACCCCATCAACGCCTGGAACCTCGACGCGCTGCGCGACGGGTACGTCGCGCTGATCGACGAGTACTCGGCCGTGCGCCTGCGGATGTCGGAGGGCCGGATCGGCACGGCCGAGGCCCTGGTGGCGCGCACGGCGCTCATGGACGCCTGGCGCCGGTTCTCCAGCCTCGACCCGGACCTGCCCGCCACCCTGCTGCCGCGGCCGTGGCCGAGGGCGCGGGCCAAGGCGCTGTTCACGGAGCTGTACGACGGGCTGGCGCTGCTCGCCGAGCAGCGGGTGAAGCAGGTCGTCGGCCGGTACGACGAGGACGCGGCTGCCCTGGTGCGCGGACACGGCAGCGACTACGCCGGCTGAGCGCGGGGCTCCCGGCCCACGCGCGGCAGGACGACCTCGTCACCGTCCCAGTCGAACTCCGTGGCCAGGCCCGCCTCCTCGCCGATCCGCCGGACGTACTCGGCGACGGCCTCCCCACCGCCCGGGCGGGACACCGGCACCGGCCGGCCGGACCCGTCGATCCGGCACGGCGCGAAACCGGCCGCGACGACACCCCCGCGGTCGAACCGGCAGACGGCGATGACCGTGTTCCGGCTCTCCGGGTGGAACGGGTAGAAGGGCATGTCCGGATCGGGCGCGAACCCGTACAGCTCGACGCGCCTGCGCGCCCAGTCGGCCCGTTCCGCGTTGTCGCCGCCCGTCGGCGTGAGCGCGCGGGTGACGGTCACGAAGTTGCCGAGCCCGTGGAAGATCGGGCGCCCGCGGTAGACCTCGATGCCGCGCATGATGTGCGCGTGGTGGCCGAACACGGCGTGCGCCCCCGCGTCGACGGCCGCCCGCGCGACCGGCTGCTCGTACATCGCCAGCACGGCCGGCGTGTGCCCCACCCCCTTGTGCAGGGACACGGTGACCACGTCCACCCGGGACGCGAGCGCGCGGATGTCGCGGGTCATGGCGGACAGGCTCGCCGGTTCGGCGAAGGTGTAGACGCTGGGCGGACCGCCCGGACTGGCGTGGTCCAGCTCGTAGTGCGTGAGCACCCGGACGTAGGCGCAGCCGGCCTTGCGGGAGGTGGCCCACGACTCGCGGGGCCCGACGAGGTTGTAGCTGAGCACCCCGATCCGCAGCCCGCCGCGGTCGAGCACGGCCGGTTGCCTGGCCGCGTCGAGGTCCGGTCCCGCGCCCGCCGTCGCGAGCCCGGCCGCACGCGCGTGGGCGATCGTGTCGGCCACGCCGACCGGGCCCGCGTCGTAGACGTGGTTGCCCGCGAGGGTCACCACGTGGAAGCCGGCGTCGGCCAGCGCCGCCAGCGCGGCCGGGTCCGCGGGTGGCGCCGGGACGTCCGTGCTCACCTGCGCGTCCGTCGTGCTGTGCGGGACCTCGACGTGACCGATCACCAGGTCGCCGCGCGCGAGCGCCGGGCGGGCGGGGACGAGGAACCACGCCGGGTCCGGCTCGTCGAGCACGAGGTCCCCGACGGACAGCAGGGTCACCGGGTCAGGCACCGGTCCCCCCTTCCCGCGCGGTGGCGCGCTGCTGGGTGTAGCGGGACAGGAACGCGCGCAACCGGTCCGACGTGCCCTCGCCGAGCACGCCGGCGACCGGGCCCTGGTCGACGACCCGGCCGCGGTCCATGAACACGAAGCGGTCGGCCACCTCCAGCGCGAAGGCGATCTCGTGCGTGACGATGACCATCGTGAGCCCGGCGGCCGCCAGGTCCCCGATCACGGCCAGCACCTCGTCGACCAGCTCGGGGTCGAGCGCGCTGGTCGGTTCGTCGAGCAGCATGATGCGCGGCCGGGTCGCCAGCGCCCTGGCGATCGCCACCCGCTGCTGCTGCCCCCCGGAGAGCTGCCCCGGGTGCGCCTCGGCCTTCTCGGCCAGCCCGACCCTGCCCAGCAGCTCCATGGTCCGTTCCCGCGCCTGCTCCCGGCTGCGGCCGTGCACCCGCACCTGCGCCTCGGTGACGTTGCGCGCCACGGTCCAGTGCGGGAAGAGCTGGAACTGCTGGAAGACCATGCCCATCCGGCGTCGTTGCTCCGCCACCCGGCGCGGCGGGAGGGGGCGCAGCCGGCCACCGGCGCGTTCGTAGCCCAGCAGGTCGCCGTCCAGGTACATGGCCCCGCTGTCGATCGGCTCCAACTGGTGCACGCACCGCACGAGGGTGGACTTGCCGGAGCCGGACGGCCCGATGACGGCGACCACCTCGCCCTGCGCCACGTCCAGGCTGACCCCGTCGAGCGCCGCGTGCGCGCCGAAGCTGCGCCGGATGTTCCTGACGCTCAGCACCGGACCGCCGGTGACCGCGCTCATGCCGACCACTCCCGCCGCCCCCTGCCGAACCGGCGTTCGAGGCGCTGCTGCAGCAACGAGAGCGCGGTGACCACGACCAGGTACCAGGAGCAGGCCACGATCAGCATCGGGACGATCTCGTAGGTCCGGTTGTAGACGGTCTGCACCGCGTGCAGCAGGTCGGTCATGGCGATGACGCTCACCAGCGACGTCCCCTTCAGCAGCGAGATGAACTGGCTGCCGCTCGGCGGGATGATCACGCGCATCGCCTGGGGCAGGACCACGCGGAGGAAGGTCTGCCCGCCGGTGAAGCCCATGGCCATCGCCGCGTCCCGCTGACCGGGGTCCACCGAGAGGATGCCCGCGCGGACGACCTCCCCCATGTACGCGGCCTCGTGCAGGGTCAGCCCGATCAACGCGGCGGTCAGCGGCGTGATCAGGTCGTTCGTCGACCACGACTGGAACGTCGGCCCGAACGGCACGCCGATCGACAGGCGCGGCAGCAGGTAGGCCAGGTTGAACCAGAACAGCAGCTGCACCAGCGGCGGGATGCCGCGGAACAGTCCGGTGTAGAGGGTGCACGCCCACCGCACCGGGCCGAAGTCGGCCAGCCGGCCGAGGGCGAGCAGCACCCCGAGCGCCGAACCGGCGACCATGGTGACCACCGTGAGGAGCACCGAGGTCCCCAGGCCCGCCAGCACGTTCCGGTCGAACAGGTGGTCGGCCACGACCGGCCACCCGAACCGGTCGTTGTGCGTGACGAACCAGGCGGCCTGCGCCGCGAGGACGGCGAGGACCGCGCCGAGCAGCCAGCGCAGCGGCCGCGGGCGGTGGCGCGCGGTGGCGACGTCGACGTCCGGGGCGCCGCGGGGCGTGGTGGCGGTGGCGGTCACCGGCCGGCCGCCGTGTTGAGCCCGGGTTTGTCCACCTTCGCGTTCTGCAGGCCGTACCGCTCCATGATCCGGTCGTACTCGCCGTTGGCGAAGACCTCCTGGAACGCCTCGTGCACGACCGGTCCGAGGCCGCTCGACTTCGGCACCAGCATGGCCAGCTCGTCGACGCCGGCACCCTGCTCGTCGGTCTGCGTCACGTAGGTGAAGTCGTCCTTCGCGGCGGCCAGCGCGTCGATCGCGGCGCTCTCGGTCATGCCCGCGGCGTCGGCCCGGCCGGACCGCGCGGCCAGGATCGTGCCGTTCGTGTCGGCCAGCCCGATGAACTCCACGGCCGGCTTGCCCGCCTTCGCGCACCAGTCGGTCAGCCTGGCGATCTGGTCCTCGACGATGCTGCCGGACACGGCCGCGACCCGCTTGCCGCACAGCTCGTCGCTGGCCTTGACGCCGCCGGGGCCGGACTTCGGGACGAGGTAGGCGGTCCTGGTGACCATCCAGACGATGGCGTCGAACTGCTCTTCCCGCTCCGCGGTGTCCTTCACCGGGCCGTTGAACGCGTCGTAGCGGCCCGACAGCATGCCGGACAGCGCCGCGGGCAGCCCCGGCACGACGACGGTCTCCGTCCGGACGCCCAGCACCTCGCCGAGGGCCTGCTGCAGGTCGCGGTCGAGGCCGGTGACCGTGGTGCCGTCCGCACCGACGACCCGGTACGGCGGGTGCGAGTCGCCGGCGAAGCGGATCACCCCGGACTCCTTGAACCGCTGGGGAAGCTGCTCGTGGCGGTCGCCGCTCGCGCCCCCGGCGGGGCTCCGGGCGCCGTCCGGGGCGCCGCCACAACCCGACGCGGCGACGAGCACCGCGGCCAGCACGGGGAGGAGGGGTCTACGAGACTTGAGCATCGGTGCTCCCGTCATCGATATAACCGCATCTACTGTGCGGTCGTAAGAAATAGTGTCTAACGTTGGCGCCGAGCCGTGTCAAGGCCGACCGCACCGCCGACGTGGTCGGCCCAGGGTTCGTCAGCCCGCGAACGGCCGGTTGAACACGGGTGGGGCGTAGTCGACGTACCGGCCGTCGCCCGCGAGCCCGTTCATGGCGCGGGGCGAGAGGTCGGGCCAGTCGCCCGTCCGCAACCGGTGCCACACCCGGTCGATCGCGGCGACCTGCTCGCCGACGGTGAACGTGCAGTGCCCGGCCGTCCGCACGTACGCCTGGCGCACGAGCCGGCCGTTGCCCTCGCGGCGGGCCAGCGCCTCGTAGGACTGCTGCTGCGCCACGGTCGAGATCTGGTCACCGAGCCCGTTGACGGTGAGGACCGGTACGCGCACGTCACCCGTGAACACGATGCCCGCGGACAGGTACGACACCGCGGCGGGGTCGGCGGCGACGCGGGGAGCCGCGGCCAACCGCCCGAGGTCGGCGCGCAGGTCCAGCCCGGCTTCGGCGTACAGCCGCGCGACGGCCAGCTGTTGGCCGGGCTCGGCCAGCGCGAGTTGCCGGCCGTAGTCGACCCCCGTGTTCCAGGAGGGGTTCCCGCCCGCCAGCTGTTCGATGGCGCGCCTGCTGCTCATGGCCTGCCCGATGTAGGGCAGCGGACCACCCGCCAACGCCTGGTACATGCCGTTCTCGATGCCCTCCGCGTCCCACCACGCCGGCACCGGCGGCGTGGTGCCGTCCGCCGCGAGCCCCCAGCCCGGGAGTTGGCCGATGGCGGACGCGAGCGCGATGCGCGCCCGCCCCTCCGCCGTGGACTGCGCCCCGGCGAGGGCCGAGATCCACTGCTGCCGCGCACCGGCGACGTCGGCGGGGATGCCGGTCACGGGCAGGGCGTCGTCGGGGAACAGCAGCGTTTTCAGCGCGAACACGGTGTCGAGCTTCTGGTTCCACTGCCCGACCGAACCACCGAGCCCGCCGCAGAACGGCACGGCGGCGTCGAACAGGCCGGGGTGGACCTGCGCGGCACCCGCGGCCACGAACCCGCCCATCGAGCGGCCTTCGGCGACCGCCCACCGCGCGGGCCCGAACGCCGCCTCGAAACGCCCGAGCGCGGCGGCCTGGTTGTCGATCGCCCGGGCGATGCGCCACCCGGTGACGGCCCTGGTCGTGCCGCCCACGGCGTAGCCGCGCCGGACCAGCTCCCCGGTCAGCGGCGTGGTCAGGCCGCCGTCGGCGAAGTCCAGGTCGACCAGCACCACGCCGTTCCACCGGCGCGGCTTGGCGAACTGGTACGGGGTGCCGTCGGGGAGCTGCCCCGACACGCAGGCCGCCGTTTCGAGGCACGGCACCGCGTCCGGTGGTGCGGCAACCGCGGCGGGGGCACCGGCCACCAGCACCGACGCGGCTGCCAGCACGGCGCCGAGGTTGCGCACTGCGGACATCGGGGTCTCCAGTCTCGCTCGAAGGTCGGCGTCACGAGCAGACCCATGATGTGCTCCTGCGACAACGACCGTCAATGATTATGTCTTACGACTGTCGAGCGAGGTGGCGTCGCGCACGCGGGCACCGGTGACGGCCGTTCACAGTCGGCGGCGACCCCGGCCCCGGAGTCGGGCGCGGAGCGCGGCGTACCGGGCCCCGGTGCCCAGGTGCCGCTCCCGCCGGGCTCGCACGCGGCCCTGCCGGGCGCCGTGGCGCCCGCGGCCGGACGACGGGCCGTGGACGTGCTCCTCGCCCTCGAACACCCGCCGCCGGTCGCGTCCGGCCAGTGGCACGTGGATGCGTTCGCGGGTGGGCGCCTCCGGTGCGCGGACGGCGGGCAGGCCGAGGTCGTCGACCACCCAGAGCGCTTCACGGACGGTGCCGGACCCCGGGCGGTCGGCGGGCAGGGCGGTACGGCGGAGGTCGCTCATGGTTTCGGTGGACTCCAGTGCTCGTGCGGGAGGCGTGGTGCACCGCCTCGGGACCAGTGGTGTGCGGCCCGCACCGATTCCGCGGTGCGGGCTTCGAACGGCACGGCGGAGGGCGGCGGGGAGGAACTCGAACCCGCCGTCGGCCTCTCCGGGCGTCACTGGTCACTGCTGCACGTCGACCATGATGCCCAGCCCGCGACCGCCGGGCAACAGGTTTTCGGCGCGATCCGGCCGCCCGGCCCCCGAGAATTCCACCACAGAGATTCCTGATGAGGACTTAAGAATTGAATAAGTGACCGGAGCCACCGTGAGCGGAGACACAAAAAGCCGTAGTTGACGCCATCAGCGCAGGTCAGAGTCACAAGAAAACAAAAGTTCCCCCTCCGTTCACTCGAATGGATTATATTCACGCCCAACCCCGCCGGTCTTATCGTTCGTCCGCCAGAAACAAGCAACGAATACGACCGACCAGGAGTGAACCCCCATGCGCATGAACCCCCGGACCCGGTGGACCGCCCCCGTGCTGGCCGTGACCGCGATCCTGCTCGCCTCCGCCGCCGCGCCGGCGAGCGCCGCGACCACCACCGCGCTCGGCGCCCCGCAGGTCGTTCCGATCCCCGACAGCCAGGTGCGGTGGTACGCCAACGACTCGACCTTCCCGTACCTGCCCGACGCCGCGGGCACGGCGAACCTCGCGTTCTGGGTCGACGGCGTGGACTACCGCAGCACCGGGCAGACGCTCGACACGATGAGCCCGGTCGACCCGACGACCGCCGTGCTCGGCGCCGGACCCCGGGGGAGCTTCGACGGCAACGGCGCGTGGCTGTTCCAGGCGGTGCGCGACCCCGGGGACCCGTCGGGGGCCATCTACGGCTTCTACCACGCCGAGGACCACGTCTTCGCCGACGGCGTGACCGGCTACGAGTACAACTCCACCGGCCTGGCGGTCTCGACCGACGACGGCGTCACCTGGACCAAGAAGGGGCAGATCATCGGCACGCCCCAGCCCCAGAAGGCCCAGAACGGCGGCTACGAGATCAACTCGGTGGTCTACGACCCGGTCGGCAAGCGGTGGTTGGGCATCGGGCACGGCGTCGCCTACGCCTCGACCGACCCCGGTGCCGCGCCCGGTACCTGGAAGGGCTGGGACGGCAGCGCCTTCACCGTGCCCATGCCCACCGCCACCGACGCCGGGAAGCTCAAGCCCCTGTCCACCCTGGGCTCCGACATCTCCGGCAGTGACCTCACCTGGAACACCCACCTCGACCGGTTCGTCCTGCTCTACCAGAACTGGGGCGACGACACCCACGTGTACGCGAAGACCAGCACCGACGGCATCACCTGGGGCCCGGCCACCACGCTGCTCACCGCCGACGCGGGCAAGACCGTCGGCTACCCGCAGCTCATCGGCGCCTCCAGCAGCGAGACCGGGCAGCAGGCCACGCTGGTCTACGAGCAGTGGCCCTCCACCACCGGCCGCAACCGCGACATGATCGAGCGCACCGTCCAGTTCACCGGCTGACACCCCGTCGCCAGGACCGGCCCCGCCGCTCGACCGGCGGGGCCGGTGGCCACCCGCCGGACGGACGGCGGGACCGAGCGCGCCCGCACCGGGGCCGGGTCGCCGACCCGCGGTCAGCCCGCGAGCAGCGCGGCCAGCCGTTCCGGGGCGTCGTTCAGCACCAGGGCCGCCGCGCCCCGGGCGCCGGCGCTGTCGCCGAGGGCGCCGGGCACCACCCGCAGCCGCTGGGTGTGCGAGCCCATCGCGTTGCGCCGGACGGCGTTGCGGACCGACTCCAGCAGGACCTCGCCGGTGGCGACCAGTTCGCCGCCGATGACGACCAGTTCCGGGTTGAACATGGTGACGGCCTGGGCCAGCGCGCGCCCCACGGCCTCCCCCGCGTCCGCCACCGCCCGGATCGCGCCCCGGTCGCCCGCCCGCACGAGGTCGACCAGGTCCGCCGTCGACACGGCGGCACCCGCGACGGCCGTCAGCAGGCGGGTGATCGCGGTGGGGTTGGCGACGGTCTCCAGGCAGCCCCGGTTGCCGCACCGGCAGATCAGGCCGTGCGGCTCGACGGACAGGTGGCCCAGCTCCCCCGCCAGGCCGCCGGACCCCAGCAGGAGCCGGCCCGCGCAGAGCAGGCCGGCGCCGATGCCCGTCGACAGCCTGAGGTAGACCACGTCGCCGGACTCGCGGGCCGCCCCGTAGCGGTGTTCGGCGAGCACGCCCGCGTTCGCGTCGTTGACCAGGGACACCGGGAAGCCGGTGCGCCCGTGCAGCTCCTCGGCGGGCCGCACGCCCACCCAGCCCGGCATGATGCCCTCGGCGCGCAGCGCGCCGTCCCGGTCGACCGGGCACGCGATCCCGACGCCGACGCCGAGGACGCGGTCCGCGGGCACGCCGGCCTCCCGCCGGACCTGGTCGACCAGCTCGGCCGTGCGGGTCAGCACCGCGGCCGCGTCGTGGTCCACCGCGCGCGGCAGCACGTGGTCCCGGACCGGTGCGCCGACGAGGTCGCACAGCATGACGCGGATGTGGTCGTGGCCGATGTCCACGCCGACCGCGTAGGCCGAGGCCGGGTTGAGCGCCAGCGCGCGCGGGGGGCGCCCGGTGCCCGGGTTGCCCCCGGGGATCGCGCCCTCGTCGGTGACGATGCCGGACCTGATCAGGTCCGCGGTCACCGATCCCACGGTGGCCCGGGCCAGCCCGGTGCGGCGGACCAGGTCGGTGCGGGACAGGCGGTGCGCCCGGACCAGGGCCCCCAGCACCCGCACCCGGCCGAGGTTGCGCAGGGTGATGGGCACGTCGACGTCGGCCGGCGAGGTGGGCGGCATCCCGACACGATAACCGGGGCCCCTTCCGGTTACGCCGACTTCGGCACCGGGACGCGTCCGGTTGCGCCGATGTGGCGTTGACTTCCGCCTGAACACGGCGAAACGTGTGTTCTGCGCCACACCGCCGACGACGTCCGCGTGGCGACAACTCCCGTGATGCCCGCGGCACCCGTGCCCGATCCCGGAGGTAGTCATGTCTTCAGCCCATCCCGGTCGACGACGGGTCGGCGTGGCCGCGGCCGCCGTGCTGCTCGCCGCGGCGACCGTCCCGGCGGCCGTGGCCGACACCGCGAGACCGCCGGCCGCGGTCCCACCGATCTACCTGGACACCCACCACACCTTCGCCGAACGCGCCGCCGACCTGGTGTCCCGGATGAGCCTGGACGAGAAGGTCCCGCAGCTGCGCACCAGCAGCGCGCCCGCGATCCCCCGGCTGGGCGTGCAGCAGTACACCTACTGGAGCGAGGGCCAGCACGGCCTCAACACCCTCGGCGCCAACACCGACCACGGCAGCGTCGGCGGCGGCGTGCACGCCACCAGCTTCCCGACCAACTTCGCCGCCGCCATGTCCTGGGACCCGGAGCTGGTCTACCGGGAGACCACGGCCATCTCCGACGAGGCGCGGGCGGTGCTGGACCCGTCGCTGTGGGGCGTCGCCCAGAACAACCTCGGCCCGTCCCCGGACAACTACGGCTCGCTGACCTACTGGGCGCCCACGGTCAACATGGACCGCGACCCCCGGTGGGGGCGCACCGACGAGGCGTTCGGCGAGGACCCCCTCCTGGTCGCGCGGATGGCCGGGGCGTTCGTCAACGGCTACCAGGGCCAGACCCGCAACGGGCAGCCCACGTCGCGCTACCTGAAGGTCGCGGCCACGGCCAAGCACTACGCGCTCAACGACGTGGAGGACAACCGGCACGCGGACAGCTCGGACACCACCGACGCCAACATCCGCGACTACTACACCCCGCAGTTCCGCAGCCTGGTCGAGAAGGCGCGCGTCTCCGGCCTCATGACGTCCTACAACGCGATCAACGGGACACCGGCCCCGGCCGACACCTACACCGCCAACGCACTCGCGCAGCGCACCTACGGGTTCGACGGCTACACCACCTCGGACTGCGGCGCGGTGGGCGACATCTACTCGCCGGGCGGCCACAACTGGGCGCCGCCGGGCTGGACCACCGCCACGGCCGCCGGCGCCACGGTGTGGACGAACACCGCGACCGGCGGGCAGGTGTCGGGCGCGGCGGGCGGCCAGGCGTACGCCCTGCGCGCGG
This portion of the Saccharothrix syringae genome encodes:
- a CDS encoding CaiB/BaiF CoA transferase family protein yields the protein MTGQPLAGRTVVDLTTALAGPYATLLLGGLGARVIKVENPRTGGDPSRGNAPYLGRDGLGLGRVHDDDVSVSMLLRGRNKESVTLDLKHPEGRGVLTDLVRHADVLVENYSAGVTARLGIDPESVLAVNPRLVYTSISGFGARGGPAKAMDTIVQALSGIMGTAGREGDDPVRHGLPVGDLVAPLFAVIGTLAALAQADRTGAGQHVDVSMLGALTSLVACEPFDAYAAVGLAQRTGSFVPRLAPFGLFEAADGWLALCGPTDRFAAGVFGAMGEPALAADPRFATRDARVANAAVLHELIGRWAAGRRRAEVVALLVDNGVPAAEVREPAEAVRDPLVRARREVVALTHPVHGATADISATGVPIVFSGAHVGFDRPAPALGEHNDLVYGDLLGYRGDRLAALRADGVI
- a CDS encoding PaaX family transcriptional regulator; the encoded protein is MTATPRSAAQRGSRSDPPALRQHGGAPQHLLMTLYADYWLSTGGRASSAALVRLLAEFGISESSSRAALGRLSRRGMVTVHRNGRRTFYGVEGAAAATLGDSVRRVLSFGAVSRPWDGRWTTVAFSVPEEQREVRHRLRTRLRWLGFAPVFDGFWISPTAPADDALRELEALGVTSAAVLRTDGPVAGRPLTGAWDLDEVRGLYEGFVDTAAPLAERVRAGGVTAAEALVSRTRVMDEWRTFRWKDPDLPHELLPADWPRDTARALFAEVYDGLGPLAEHRVRQIVLELAPDDVDLVRHHTTRRMP
- a CDS encoding PaaX family transcriptional regulator; the encoded protein is MAAARDDMPALPRMQSGGSPQHLLLTLLGDYWYGQRAPLPSAALVALLGEFGITEISARATLSRLARRGLLELSREGRRTSYALSGRAAQVLEDGLRHIVAFGAAQEPWPGWWTVAVFSVPEEQRDLRHALRTRLSWLGFASLFDGVWVCPHDRVAEITAVLSELAIDSATVLRAELVDGSPLGGHPINAWNLDALRDGYVALIDEYSAVRLRMSEGRIGTAEALVARTALMDAWRRFSSLDPDLPATLLPRPWPRARAKALFTELYDGLALLAEQRVKQVVGRYDEDAAALVRGHGSDYAG
- a CDS encoding CapA family protein; its protein translation is MPDPVTLLSVGDLVLDEPDPAWFLVPARPALARGDLVIGHVEVPHSTTDAQVSTDVPAPPADPAALAALADAGFHVVTLAGNHVYDAGPVGVADTIAHARAAGLATAGAGPDLDAARQPAVLDRGGLRIGVLSYNLVGPRESWATSRKAGCAYVRVLTHYELDHASPGGPPSVYTFAEPASLSAMTRDIRALASRVDVVTVSLHKGVGHTPAVLAMYEQPVARAAVDAGAHAVFGHHAHIMRGIEVYRGRPIFHGLGNFVTVTRALTPTGGDNAERADWARRRVELYGFAPDPDMPFYPFHPESRNTVIAVCRFDRGGVVAAGFAPCRIDGSGRPVPVSRPGGGEAVAEYVRRIGEEAGLATEFDWDGDEVVLPRVGREPRAQPA
- a CDS encoding amino acid ABC transporter ATP-binding protein, which encodes MSAVTGGPVLSVRNIRRSFGAHAALDGVSLDVAQGEVVAVIGPSGSGKSTLVRCVHQLEPIDSGAMYLDGDLLGYERAGGRLRPLPPRRVAEQRRRMGMVFQQFQLFPHWTVARNVTEAQVRVHGRSREQARERTMELLGRVGLAEKAEAHPGQLSGGQQQRVAIARALATRPRIMLLDEPTSALDPELVDEVLAVIGDLAAAGLTMVIVTHEIAFALEVADRFVFMDRGRVVDQGPVAGVLGEGTSDRLRAFLSRYTQQRATAREGGTGA
- a CDS encoding amino acid ABC transporter permease codes for the protein MTATATTPRGAPDVDVATARHRPRPLRWLLGAVLAVLAAQAAWFVTHNDRFGWPVVADHLFDRNVLAGLGTSVLLTVVTMVAGSALGVLLALGRLADFGPVRWACTLYTGLFRGIPPLVQLLFWFNLAYLLPRLSIGVPFGPTFQSWSTNDLITPLTAALIGLTLHEAAYMGEVVRAGILSVDPGQRDAAMAMGFTGGQTFLRVVLPQAMRVIIPPSGSQFISLLKGTSLVSVIAMTDLLHAVQTVYNRTYEIVPMLIVACSWYLVVVTALSLLQQRLERRFGRGRREWSA
- a CDS encoding transporter substrate-binding domain-containing protein; the protein is MTGAPMLKSRRPLLPVLAAVLVAASGCGGAPDGARSPAGGASGDRHEQLPQRFKESGVIRFAGDSHPPYRVVGADGTTVTGLDRDLQQALGEVLGVRTETVVVPGLPAALSGMLSGRYDAFNGPVKDTAEREEQFDAIVWMVTRTAYLVPKSGPGGVKASDELCGKRVAAVSGSIVEDQIARLTDWCAKAGKPAVEFIGLADTNGTILAARSGRADAAGMTESAAIDALAAAKDDFTYVTQTDEQGAGVDELAMLVPKSSGLGPVVHEAFQEVFANGEYDRIMERYGLQNAKVDKPGLNTAAGR